The Streptomyces racemochromogenes DNA segment TCCGGGTCCAGGACGCAGTCCACCTGGCACCAGTCCCGCCACGACCGCGCCAGCGTGCGCAGCGCCGAGGTCTTGCCGGTGCCCGGCGGCCCGTGCAGCAGGAGCAGCCGGCCGGCGATGTCGTCCGGGGTGACCTTCATCAGCCGGTCCATCGCCAGCGCCACCGGCGCCGTGTAGTTCGGCCGGACGTCCTCCCACGTGCCCGCGGAGATCTGCCGGGTCGTGCGGTACGGGCCGCGGCGCGGGGAGACGTACCAGAACCCCATCGTGACGTTCTCCGGCTGCGGTTCGGGCTCGTCCCGCGCCCCCTCGGTGGCCTCGCCCAGCACCTTCTCCGCGAGTTCGTCGCTGACCGCCGTCACGGTCACGTCCGCCCCCCGGCTCCAGCGGGAGACCAGGACCGTCCAGCCCTCGCCCTCGGCGAGCGTGGCGCTGCGGTCGGTGTCGCGGGCCGCGCGGAGCACGGTGGCGCGCGGGGGCAGCAGGGTGGCTTCCGCCTTCACCCGCTCGATCGTGACGCTCTGCGCGTACGGCTGCTCGCCGGTCGCGAACCGGCCGAGGAACAGCGCGTCGACGACATCCGACGGTGAGTCGCTGTCGTCGACATGGAGCCGGATCGGCAGCGCGTCATGCGGGTCTGCTGGCATGGCGCCCATGATCCGGCACGAAGTGCCCCCGTGCACCTGTGTTTCGCCGGATCGGGTGGACGGGTTCCCTCTTCAAACGCGGCCGGGGTGAAGATTCCCGCCCCGAACATTCTTGGCATGAACACTTCCGGCCAGGCCCGGCTGCTTGTACCACGGACTCAGTGGTAACCCCCCCCCACGAGGAGCCGCACACACATGAGCAAGAGAATGTCGCGTTTCGCCGCCCTGACCTCCTCCCTGTTACTCGCCGCGGGCGCCGCCCTGTTCGGCGCCGGCCAGGCCTCCGCCGCGCAGGCCGACTTCGGCTACGTCGCCCTCGGCGACTCGTACTCCTCCGGCGTCGGCGCCGGCAACTACGACAGTTCCAGTGGCAGTTGCAAGCGCACCACCCGCGCCTACCCGGCCCTGTGGGCCGCCGCCCATTCCCCGCAGACCTTCTCCTTCACCGCGTGCTCGGGCGCCCGTACCGGTGACGTGCTCTCGGGTCAGCTCGGCCCCCTCAACTCCGGCACCGACCTCGTCAGCATCACCGTCGGCGGCAACGACGCCGGGTTCTCGGACGTGATGACGACCTGCGTCCTGCAGTCCGAATCCACCTGCGTCAACCGGGTCAACGAGGCCAAGCGGTACGTCGACACCACCCTCCCCGGCCAGCTCGACCAGGTCTACGACGCGATCCGCGGCCGCGCCCCCTCGGCCAAGGTCGTCGTCCTCGGCTATCCCCGCTTCTACAAGCTGAGCGGCACCTGCGTCGCCGGCCTGACGGAGGGCGAACGCTCCGCCATCAACGGCGCGGCGGACCACCTCAACGCCGCCATCGCCAAGCGCGCCGCCGACCACGGCTACACCTTCGCCTCGGTCGTCGGAGCCTTCACCGGCCACGAGATCTGCTCCGGCAGTGCCTGGCTGCACAGCGTCAACTGGACCAACATCGGCGAGTCGTACCACCCCACGGCCGCCGGGCAGTCCGGCGGCTACCTGCCCGTCTTCTCCGGCAAGGTCTGATCCGCGGGACCCGTCCCTAGGGGCTGACGCCCGCGCTCGGTGTGGGCGCGGGCGTCGGCGTCCCGGCCGGGGAACCGGAGGGGCCGGGGGAACCGGGGGAGGAGGCCCCGCCCGTCGGGGTCTCCTTCACGCACGTCAGGGAGTACTCCAGCCACGCGGAAGCCGTCTGCGCCGGTGCCCGGACCTCCAGCCGGACCGCGTCGCGGAAACTCGCGCCGGCCGGATCGCCCGGCTCGGTGTGGTTCAGCTGGCGGGTACGCGCACCGCCCTCCTCGTACACGATGCTCTGCCAGTCGGAGGCCGGCCCGCCGCCCGCACCGCGCCGGACCCAGCGGTACTCCACCACCGCCGGGATCCGGGCCACCTCGATGGTCCCGGTGAAGGCGGGCGCGGCCACCTCGGCCGGCGGGCAGCTCCCGCGGTACTCGGGGCGCGTGGCGTGGGCGTACAGGGTGACGCTCTGCGCGGCGGTGGCACCGGCGGACGCCGATGCCGATGCCGATGCCGATGCCGAAGCGGACGCCGAGGCCGAGGCCGAAGCCGAGGGGGCCGCCGAGGGCGAGGGGGTGTCCCCCGGTTCCTCCTCGCCCCAGGTGTCCCGCAGCAGCAGCCACCCCAGCAGGACCAGCCCCAGCAGCAGCACCACGATCCCGAGGGTCAGCACCGCCCCCGCGGGCCCGCGGGAGCCGCCCCCGGATTCCGCCGCGGGTGCCGGCAGCGGCACCGGCGCCGGCGGGGTCCGCCCGTACCCGTGCCCCGCCCCGGCCCCGGCCCGTGCGGCGACCGTCGGCGCGTCCGCCCCCGACACCGGCCCGCCGGGGTCCCGTACCGCCCCGCCCGCGCCGACGATCCGCAGCATCCGGGCGGCCTCCGCGGCGGACAGCCGCTCGGCCGGGTCCTTGCGCAGCAGCCCCTCCAGCACCGGCTCCAGCGGCCCGGCCCGGCGCGGCGGGGGCAACTCCGATTCCACGACCGCCCGCAGGGTGGACAGCGGGGTGTCCTTGCGGAAGGGCGAGACCCCCTCCACGGCCGCGTAGAGCATCACCCCCAGCGACCACAGGTCCGACTCCGGGCCGGGCTCGTTCCCCAACGCCCGCTCCGGGGCCAGGAACTCGGGGGACCCGACCACCTCGCCGGTCATGGTGAGCGCGGCCGTGCCCTCCAGACGGGCGATCCCGAAGTCGCTCAGCACCACCCTGCCGTCATTGGCGACCAGCACGTTGGCCGGCTTCACGTCCCGGTGCAGCACCCCGGCGCCGTGCGCGGCCCGCAGCGCGGCCAGGACCTGTTCGCCGATGTGCGCGGCGCGCTGCGGGGTCATCGGGCCCTCGCCCTCCAGCACCTCCGCCAGGGAGAGCCCGCGCACCAGCTCCATCACGATCCACGGGCGGCCGTCCTCGCTCGCGACGTCGTAGACCGTGACCACCCCGCGGTGCGAGACGCGGGCGGCCGCCCACGCCTCCCGCTCCAGCCGCCGGTACATCCGCTCGACCTCGGCCGCGTCCAGCCCCGCGGGGGCCCGCACCTCCTTGACGGCGACCTCGCGGCCCAGCACCTCGTCCCGGGCCCGCCACACCACGCCCATGCCGCCGCGCCCCAACCGGCCGAGCAGCCGGTACCGGCCGGCGATGACACGCCCGGCGTCCCCGCTTTCGCTACCGTTCACGCGAGCCCCCCTGCGTCACCGGGTGATCACTCCAAGTTAGCGCAGTGCGGGCCGGGTGGCCCCCGTCGTGACGACACTGTCACCGACTGCTGTGCAGGGCCCTCCAAGTCGGCCCGTTGGCACGGAGAGTGACGGCCGACTCCGCTGAGTAATCGTCAACTACCCGTAATTACAGGGGTAATTCACACCACCGGGATACCCGCGGGCGTTGCGGGGGCGATAGGGTTACCCTGCCCGGGCCGGGTGCCCTCGTACGGGTGGGGAGAGACATGGAACAGATAACGATGCGCAGCAGGCCGCCCCGCGTGCCTGCCATCACCTGCGGCAGCAGCGCGGTCAGCTCGCGCCTCGACCGCCACCTCGCCGTGCTGGGCGGTCCCGCCGCCCCGCGCCACGAGGTGGCCGAGGCGACCCTGCTGATGCGCGAGCTCACCTCGCGCGACCACACCCACGTCCAGCGGAGCCGGAGCGCGCGCGTCGCGCTCTTCGCACCGCTGCGCAGGCTGCGGCGCACGCTCTTCGGCAGCCGCCGCACCTGACCGTCAGCGCAGCCGGTCCCCCGTCCGGCTGCGACCCGGCCCCGTCCTCCCGTCCGGCGTCTTCCGGGAACCCCCGGCGCCACCCCGGCCTCAGGCGACCACACCGTCCCGGCGCAATGCCGTGATCTGCGCGCCCGTCATCCCCAGGGCGCGCAGCAGCGCGTCGGTGTGTTCGCCGAGCGCGGGCACCGCACCCATCCGCGGTTCCGCGCCGCCCGGCAGCCCGATCGGCGGCAGCAGCGCCCGCAGCGGGCCCGACGGCGAATCCACCTCCCGCCAGCGGTCCCGCGCCGCCAGCTGCGGGTGCCCGGCCAGCTGCGCCACCGAGTTGAGCCGCGCACAGGCGATCCCGGCCGCCTCCAGCCGCGCCACGGCCTCGTCCGCGCCGAGCCGGCCGAGGGCCTGTGCCACCACCGCGTCCGTCTTCTCCCGACCGCGCGTGCGGGCCGCGTTCGTCGCGTACGCCGGGTCCTGCGCCAGGTCCGGCCGGTCCAGCACCCCGGCCGCGAGGCGCCGCCATTCCCGGTCGTTCTGCACCGACAGCAGCACCCGGTCCCCGTCGGCCGTCGCGTAGGCGTCGTACGGTGCGATCACCGCGTGCGCGAGGCCGGTCCGTACGGGCTGCTCCCCGCCGTGCATGGTGTGGTGCAGCGGATGCCCCATCCACTCCGCGAGCGCGTCCAGCATCGACACCTCCACCGGGCCGCCGCGCCCGGTGACGCCACGGCGCAGCAGGGCGGCCAGCACGCCCGAGAAGGCGTACATGGCGGCCGCGATGTCCGCGGCCGGGATGCCCGCCTTCACCGGCCGCTCGGGGGTGCCGGTCACCGAGACCAGCCCCGCCTCGCACTGCACGAGCATGTCGTAGGCGCGCTTGTGGGCGTACGGGCCCTCGGGGCCGTAGCCGGAGACGTCCACGGCGACCAGGCGCGGGTAACGGGCGCACAGCGAGGCCGCGTCGATGCCGAGCCGGGCGGCCGCCCCGTGCGCGAGGTTCTGCACGAAGACGTCGGCGCCCTCCAGCAGGCCGTGGAGCACCTCCAGCCCGCGGGGGTCCTTCAGGTCGAGGGCGAGGGACTCCTTGCCGCGGTTGGCCCACACGAAGTGCGAGGCCAGACCCTGGGCGGCGGTGTCGTAGGCGCGCGCGAAATCGCCGCCGTCCGGCCGCTCGACCTTGATCACCCTGGCTCCGAGGTCGGCGAGCTGGCGGGTGGCGAAGGGGGCCGAGACGGCCTGTTCGACGGCGACGACGGTGAGGCCGGCGAGGGGGAGGGGCTCGGTGGCCCGGGGGTCTGTGGTCAAAGGGTCTGAAGGGTCTGTAGCCGTGGGGTCGGTAGCCATGGGGTCTGCCTACCGGGTGGAAGCCGGGTCTGTCACCCGTGTCCGGAACACAGGTCCGGCGAAATGACCGGATTGTATGCGTAAGGTGCGGGCGTCCGTCCTCGCGCCGTACCGAAGGGTCGCCCATGAGAGCCCCGACCGCCGCCGCATCCCCCGCCCGCTCCGCAGTCCGGCGTACGGCGATCGTGGTGACAGCGCTGCTGGCGGGGGTGGCGGTGACCACGGC contains these protein-coding regions:
- a CDS encoding serine/threonine-protein kinase, which codes for MGVVWRARDEVLGREVAVKEVRAPAGLDAAEVERMYRRLEREAWAAARVSHRGVVTVYDVASEDGRPWIVMELVRGLSLAEVLEGEGPMTPQRAAHIGEQVLAALRAAHGAGVLHRDVKPANVLVANDGRVVLSDFGIARLEGTAALTMTGEVVGSPEFLAPERALGNEPGPESDLWSLGVMLYAAVEGVSPFRKDTPLSTLRAVVESELPPPRRAGPLEPVLEGLLRKDPAERLSAAEAARMLRIVGAGGAVRDPGGPVSGADAPTVAARAGAGAGHGYGRTPPAPVPLPAPAAESGGGSRGPAGAVLTLGIVVLLLGLVLLGWLLLRDTWGEEEPGDTPSPSAAPSASASASASASASASASASASAGATAAQSVTLYAHATRPEYRGSCPPAEVAAPAFTGTIEVARIPAVVEYRWVRRGAGGGPASDWQSIVYEEGGARTRQLNHTEPGDPAGASFRDAVRLEVRAPAQTASAWLEYSLTCVKETPTGGASSPGSPGPSGSPAGTPTPAPTPSAGVSP
- a CDS encoding DUF5925 domain-containing protein — protein: MPADPHDALPIRLHVDDSDSPSDVVDALFLGRFATGEQPYAQSVTIERVKAEATLLPPRATVLRAARDTDRSATLAEGEGWTVLVSRWSRGADVTVTAVSDELAEKVLGEATEGARDEPEPQPENVTMGFWYVSPRRGPYRTTRQISAGTWEDVRPNYTAPVALAMDRLMKVTPDDIAGRLLLLHGPPGTGKTSALRTLARSWRDWCQVDCVLDPERLFNDVGYLMDIAIGEDEGTAKGRWRLLLLEDCDELIRGEARHTAGQALSRLLNLTDGLLGQGRNVLVGVTTNEDLERLHPAVVRPGRCLARIEVGRLTHPEAVDWLGTDEGVSREGATLAELFALRRGTGPAAVPAQPAREAGLYL
- a CDS encoding SGNH/GDSL hydrolase family protein, encoding MSKRMSRFAALTSSLLLAAGAALFGAGQASAAQADFGYVALGDSYSSGVGAGNYDSSSGSCKRTTRAYPALWAAAHSPQTFSFTACSGARTGDVLSGQLGPLNSGTDLVSITVGGNDAGFSDVMTTCVLQSESTCVNRVNEAKRYVDTTLPGQLDQVYDAIRGRAPSAKVVVLGYPRFYKLSGTCVAGLTEGERSAINGAADHLNAAIAKRAADHGYTFASVVGAFTGHEICSGSAWLHSVNWTNIGESYHPTAAGQSGGYLPVFSGKV
- a CDS encoding CaiB/BaiF CoA-transferase family protein; the encoded protein is MTTDPRATEPLPLAGLTVVAVEQAVSAPFATRQLADLGARVIKVERPDGGDFARAYDTAAQGLASHFVWANRGKESLALDLKDPRGLEVLHGLLEGADVFVQNLAHGAAARLGIDAASLCARYPRLVAVDVSGYGPEGPYAHKRAYDMLVQCEAGLVSVTGTPERPVKAGIPAADIAAAMYAFSGVLAALLRRGVTGRGGPVEVSMLDALAEWMGHPLHHTMHGGEQPVRTGLAHAVIAPYDAYATADGDRVLLSVQNDREWRRLAAGVLDRPDLAQDPAYATNAARTRGREKTDAVVAQALGRLGADEAVARLEAAGIACARLNSVAQLAGHPQLAARDRWREVDSPSGPLRALLPPIGLPGGAEPRMGAVPALGEHTDALLRALGMTGAQITALRRDGVVA